The DNA sequence AAACATCTTCTTAGAAACAGCTCGTAATGAAATGGAACATGCAAAATTATGGTTCAAATTATTACATGAAGGTGAAATTGCAGATACAATGACAAACTTAAAAGATGCTGCTGCTGGTGAAAATGATGAGTGGACAGATATGTATGCAACATTCGCTCAAACTGCTCGCGAAGAAGGATTCAACCGTGTAGCTGCTTTATTCGATATGGTGGGAAAAATTGAAAAACACCATGAAGAGCGTTATTTACAATTATTAAAAAATATTGAAGAAGGTCAAGTATTCGAACGTGAAGAAGAAGTTGCTTGGGTATGTCAAGAATGTGGACACATTCATTTCGGGAAAAAGGCGCCGAAAGTATGTCCAGTTTGCTCATACGATCAAGCACACTTCGAAATCCGTTCAGAAAACTACTAATCTCTTAAAGAGCCGAAAGGCTCTTTTTATTATGGGAAAATAAAAGTGTGGATAACTCCAAATGAAGTTATCCACAACTCACTCTTTTTTATAATCGGATCTATATTAAACTCGAATATAGGTTATCAATAGAAATGGTAAAGTTTTTTAATGTCATAAAAATTTTACTGCTTCTTCTCTATTCATACTGTTGTTGCCTACAAAAAAAACTAGCCTCCAAAAAGGGAAGCTAGTTTTAAAAGATTAGATAGCTTTACCAAGAATCTCTTCTGCATGTTTAACAAGTTCGTCACTTGGTGGGAGTTGTCCATCTAACGGATAATCATATCCGAGTTGTTTCCACTTGTATTCACCCATACTGTGATATGGTAAAACTTCAATTTTTTTAACGGTTTTCAGAGTTTTGATGTATTCGGCAGTTTTTTGTAAATCATCTTCGTCATCTGTTAATCCTGGTACAAGAACTCGGCGGATCCACATTGGAATGCCTG is a window from the Turicibacter bilis genome containing:
- the rbr gene encoding rubrerythrin; translation: MSNLKGTKTEQNLMHAFAGESMARNKYTYYAAKAKEEGYEQIANIFLETARNEMEHAKLWFKLLHEGEIADTMTNLKDAAAGENDEWTDMYATFAQTAREEGFNRVAALFDMVGKIEKHHEERYLQLLKNIEEGQVFEREEEVAWVCQECGHIHFGKKAPKVCPVCSYDQAHFEIRSENY